Proteins encoded within one genomic window of Humulus lupulus chromosome 1, drHumLupu1.1, whole genome shotgun sequence:
- the LOC133834694 gene encoding uncharacterized protein LOC133834694 translates to SSSSSSSSSSSSSSSSSSSSSSISSSSSSSSSSSSSSSSSSSSSSGSSSGSGRSGSSSSSSSSSSSSSSSSSSSSSSSSSSSSSSSSSRSSSSGSSGSSSGSSGSSGSSSSGSSSGSGSGRSSSSSSSSSSSSSSSSSGSSSSGTSGSSGSSGSSSSSSGNSGSSGSGSGRSSSSSSSSSSSSSNSSGSSGSSSGSGRSSSSSSSSSSSSSSSSSGSSS, encoded by the exons agtagtagtagtagtagtagtagtagtagtagtagtagtagtagtagtagtagtagtagtagtagtat tagtagtagtagtagtagtagtagtagtagtagtagtagtagtagtagtagtagtagtagtagtagtggtagtagtagtggtagtggtcgtagtggtagtagtagtagtagtagtagtagtagtagtagtagtagtagtagtagtagtagtagtagtagtagtagtagtagtagtagtagtagtagtagtagtagtcgtagtagtagtagtggcagtagtggtagtagtagtggtagtagtggtagtagtggtagtagtagtagtggtagtagtagtggtagtggtagtggtcgtagtagtagtagtagtagtagtagtagtagtagtagtagtagtagtagtagtggtagtagtagtagtggtactagtggtagtagtggtagtagtggtagtagtagtagtagtagtggtaatagtggcagtagtggtagtggtagtggtcgtagtagtagtagtagtagtagtagtagtagtagtagtagtaatagtagtggtagtagtggtagtagtagtggtagtggtcgtagtagtagtagtagtagtagtagtagtagtagtagtagtagtagtagtagtggtagtagtagt